In a single window of the Thalassoglobus sp. JC818 genome:
- a CDS encoding radical SAM protein yields MEAESLSIERAPQVEINDLDELWFQVAGTLCNLECHHCFISCSPKNDSFGFLSLETVRKYLLESVPLGVKEYYFTGGEPFLNREMVPILEETLTFGPATVLTNGTVLKDAWLERLRRAEDESGFTLEFRVSIDGPTPEINDPIRGERTFERAMIGVESLVRHGFLPIITMTRTWEDHEDDEILSRFRDVLANHGYDRPRLKLLPRLKIGAESQRTCGYETYERVDEKMMEEYDSSILVCSHSRLVSDRGVHVCPILVESPDSILGESLSDSMQPFEIAHGACFTCYQYGSICTNPSSSRRE; encoded by the coding sequence ATGGAAGCCGAGTCACTTTCAATCGAACGTGCTCCGCAAGTGGAGATCAATGATCTCGATGAGTTGTGGTTTCAGGTTGCCGGAACGCTTTGCAATCTGGAATGTCATCACTGCTTCATCAGTTGTAGCCCGAAGAACGACTCGTTCGGTTTTCTTTCTCTTGAGACAGTTCGCAAATACTTGTTGGAGTCCGTTCCTCTGGGAGTGAAGGAGTATTACTTCACAGGCGGCGAGCCGTTTCTCAATCGGGAAATGGTTCCCATACTGGAAGAGACACTCACCTTTGGCCCTGCTACCGTCCTCACCAACGGAACTGTTCTCAAAGATGCTTGGCTCGAGCGACTGAGACGTGCTGAGGACGAGTCCGGATTCACACTGGAGTTTCGCGTTTCGATCGACGGTCCCACGCCGGAAATCAACGATCCGATTCGGGGAGAGAGAACTTTTGAACGTGCCATGATAGGCGTAGAGTCATTGGTTCGTCATGGGTTTCTTCCGATCATCACCATGACGCGAACCTGGGAGGACCACGAAGACGATGAGATTCTGTCGCGTTTTCGAGATGTTCTCGCGAACCACGGCTATGATCGTCCCCGGCTGAAACTGCTCCCTCGTCTTAAAATCGGGGCTGAGTCGCAACGGACCTGCGGCTACGAAACGTATGAGCGCGTCGATGAGAAAATGATGGAAGAGTACGATTCGTCAATTCTCGTATGCAGCCACAGTCGACTCGTTTCTGATCGCGGAGTGCATGTTTGCCCGATTCTCGTGGAGAGTCCTGACTCGATTCTCGGAGAGTCACTAAGTGACTCAATGCAGCCGTTCGAGATCGCTCACGGAGCGTGCTTCACGTGTTACCAGTACGGTTCCATTTGCACGAATCCCTCGTCCAGTCGCCGCGAGTAA
- a CDS encoding metallophosphoesterase family protein encodes MGKTRVALFGGVYNNWVALEAAIRDAKARGVDDLFCLGDLGAFGPHPDKVFPLLFDHQVRVVQGNYDHSIGHDLNDCQCGYTDPRDNYFAQISYEYTYENTDPTNRRWLRDLPPEIRLEIEGQQFLLCHGSPRKTNEFLWESTTSSHFLEKLTRDFECDVICGTHTGLHWERELSNGGRFINVGVLGRPENDGNRNVWYTLLTVSGGEVEVEFVPLEYDYQRLIAEMKAEKLPDEFVQTIETGWWTTCLEVLPGRERRSGKF; translated from the coding sequence ATGGGGAAGACGCGAGTTGCACTCTTTGGAGGGGTCTACAACAACTGGGTGGCTCTAGAAGCTGCGATTCGTGACGCGAAAGCACGAGGTGTTGATGATCTGTTTTGCCTGGGAGACTTAGGCGCCTTCGGACCACACCCCGATAAGGTCTTCCCGCTGTTGTTTGACCATCAAGTGCGAGTCGTGCAGGGGAATTACGATCACAGCATCGGTCACGATTTGAATGACTGTCAGTGCGGATACACCGACCCTCGAGACAATTACTTCGCGCAGATCAGCTACGAGTACACTTACGAGAACACAGACCCAACGAATCGACGCTGGTTACGAGACTTGCCGCCAGAAATTCGGCTGGAGATTGAAGGCCAGCAGTTCCTTCTCTGTCATGGGAGCCCCCGCAAAACAAATGAGTTCCTCTGGGAATCGACGACGAGTTCGCACTTTCTGGAGAAGCTGACCCGAGACTTCGAGTGCGACGTCATCTGCGGAACGCATACCGGTCTGCATTGGGAACGGGAACTTTCAAATGGCGGGCGTTTTATCAACGTCGGTGTTCTGGGGAGGCCAGAAAACGACGGAAACCGCAACGTCTGGTATACGCTTTTAACCGTCAGTGGCGGAGAAGTTGAGGTAGAGTTCGTGCCGCTGGAGTACGACTATCAGCGTTTGATTGCTGAAATGAAGGCAGAAAAACTGCCGGATGAATTCGTTCAGACGATTGAAACCGGTTGGTGGACGACGTGTTTGGAGGTTTTGCCCGGTCGAGAGCGACGTTCGGGAAAGTTTTGA